A region of Rubidibacter lacunae KORDI 51-2 DNA encodes the following proteins:
- a CDS encoding site-2 protease family protein has protein sequence MPVLGLMLLLLGLLTYAILRRSVAGLTRTPLWLLWSVMMMPAFVWSAWILIAGEDRPMPVLLALAPFLICPPLYLWLVQRGRRKPPRQDAPPSDRLAANLATDRPTATVPETAPEKAPRLLAPEEEKQLRNCFPWSVYYLQHVDQNLQAVLCRGKLRAASDEAYRKIAGNIQAEFGDRFLVVFQESLRGEPFFALVPNPRSRDRLNVEGEQPLNRPGWLVGLLLLTLVTTANIGWQLAAVFENPATDFSNTEFTYELLLQGLPYTLGLMTILGAKELCHYSVAIAYEIHSTLPYFIPVPIAPGTFGAFVIMRSPIPNRRALFDVAIAGPLCGFAVTILILLWGLSLSQAVPLTEDSTILSINALDPRFSLLLTVFAKLTLGEHFSAGAAIQMHPLAVAGYVGWIVTALKLIPFGQLNGGNIVHAIYGIRTAAIVGQIARLLLLLLALAEPWFLAVAIVLFFLPSIGEPALDDVSELDDLRDAIGLTVLVLLLAMVLPMPQVLAQWLNV, from the coding sequence ATGCCTGTTTTGGGGTTAATGCTACTGTTGCTTGGCTTGCTGACCTACGCGATCCTGCGTCGCAGCGTTGCCGGATTGACGCGGACGCCGCTGTGGCTGCTCTGGTCGGTCATGATGATGCCGGCGTTTGTCTGGAGCGCGTGGATCCTAATCGCCGGTGAAGATCGACCCATGCCAGTGCTACTAGCACTGGCACCGTTTTTAATCTGCCCGCCCTTATACCTCTGGCTCGTCCAGCGCGGCCGCCGCAAACCGCCGCGCCAGGACGCGCCGCCCTCAGACCGACTGGCAGCGAACCTCGCGACCGACCGACCGACTGCTACGGTACCCGAAACAGCACCCGAAAAGGCACCACGCTTGCTCGCTCCCGAAGAAGAAAAGCAGTTGCGCAACTGTTTCCCCTGGAGCGTGTACTATCTCCAGCACGTCGATCAAAATCTACAAGCCGTGCTCTGTCGGGGCAAGTTGCGCGCGGCGTCCGACGAGGCCTACCGCAAGATTGCCGGCAATATTCAGGCTGAATTCGGCGATCGCTTTCTCGTGGTGTTCCAGGAAAGCCTGCGCGGCGAGCCTTTTTTTGCCCTGGTGCCCAACCCCCGTTCGCGCGATCGCCTCAATGTCGAGGGCGAGCAGCCGCTCAACCGCCCCGGCTGGTTAGTGGGTTTGTTACTGCTAACCCTCGTGACGACGGCAAACATCGGCTGGCAGCTTGCGGCAGTTTTTGAGAACCCCGCTACCGACTTCAGCAATACTGAATTCACATACGAACTGCTGCTGCAGGGATTGCCATACACCCTGGGATTGATGACGATCCTCGGTGCCAAAGAACTCTGCCATTACAGCGTCGCGATCGCCTATGAGATCCACTCGACGCTACCTTATTTCATCCCCGTCCCCATCGCTCCAGGCACCTTCGGCGCGTTCGTAATCATGCGATCTCCCATCCCAAATCGACGTGCCTTGTTCGACGTGGCAATTGCCGGACCGCTGTGCGGCTTTGCGGTAACGATTCTTATTTTGCTGTGGGGCCTCTCGCTGTCCCAAGCCGTTCCGCTGACCGAAGACTCAACGATACTGAGTATCAACGCCTTGGATCCGCGCTTCTCGTTGCTGCTAACCGTTTTTGCCAAGTTAACGCTCGGCGAGCATTTTAGCGCCGGGGCGGCAATCCAAATGCATCCGCTGGCCGTAGCTGGGTACGTCGGCTGGATCGTGACGGCCTTAAAGCTCATCCCCTTCGGCCAGCTCAATGGCGGCAACATCGTCCACGCCATTTACGGCATTCGCACCGCAGCAATCGTCGGTCAAATTGCGCGCTTGCTCTTGCTGTTGCTCGCTTTAGCCGAGCCGTGGTTTTTGGCGGTGGCAATCGTGCTATTCTTCTTGCCGTCGATCGGTGAGCCCGCTCTCGATGACGTTAGCGAACTCGACGATCTTCGCGACGCGATCGGCCTAACCGTGCTGGTGCTGCTCCTGGCGATGGTATTGCCGATGCCGCAAGTGTTGGCGCAGTGGCTGAACGTATGA
- a CDS encoding alpha/beta hydrolase, protein MDDDALLTTGAALDSIAISPRDGRSPHRLFVGLHGWGANAADLAGLAPLLALDNCLLAFPDAPFPHPYVAGGRAWYDLERRDVEQLEFGRQLLQAWMVDLLESSGIPSDRTVLCGFSQGGAMALDVGLVQPLAGVVCLSGYLHAPPNSPSTFPPVLLVHGTLDPVVPVSAARQARSVLDKAGVTVDYREFEMQHEIPPPVVALVQKFLAERME, encoded by the coding sequence ATGGATGACGACGCGCTCCTGACGACCGGCGCAGCCTTGGATTCGATCGCAATTTCGCCGCGCGACGGGCGATCGCCGCACCGCCTGTTCGTAGGGCTGCACGGCTGGGGGGCAAATGCAGCGGATCTGGCCGGACTCGCGCCCCTCTTGGCGTTAGACAACTGCCTGCTGGCTTTCCCCGACGCGCCATTTCCACATCCCTACGTTGCCGGTGGGCGGGCATGGTACGACCTCGAACGCCGCGACGTGGAGCAACTGGAGTTCGGTCGCCAACTTCTGCAAGCATGGATGGTGGATTTACTGGAGTCGTCGGGAATTCCGAGCGATCGCACCGTGCTGTGTGGATTTTCCCAAGGCGGCGCGATGGCGCTCGACGTGGGATTGGTGCAGCCGCTAGCGGGGGTCGTCTGCTTGTCGGGTTACCTTCATGCCCCACCCAACTCACCTTCGACGTTTCCACCAGTATTGCTCGTCCACGGCACGCTGGATCCAGTTGTCCCAGTCTCGGCAGCCCGCCAAGCTCGATCGGTTTTGGATAAAGCTGGGGTAACCGTGGACTATCGCGAGTTCGAAATGCAGCACGAGATCCCACCACCGGTCGTCGCGCTGGTGCAGAAATTTCTAGCCGAACGCATGGAATAA